In Vibrio alfacsensis, the following proteins share a genomic window:
- a CDS encoding Preprotein translocase subunit SecY, whose amino-acid sequence MKYEQQVGYRYPKGRFAMVSVYAFTGAAILASTIFSLLLFLSIDDNPMMQTLFGGLAIIFEAGKFYAWYEYGERRAHRNYTGAITALVFYLVLAAISIGGSIGGINSATNTAQSHISVEQAKVESYNRQIAAIDNQIELNNMAAQKYIEMERIATGVTRIQEQNKTLREEQQRLAMERDSLPPVAQGSVIGLIDSLAKAFGTTSSQAQLGLVVFLSILLDFFAAFFVGLIGEEQRFRHYYRRHGGITLATVRDIEMEPAGYLPHIKEDETSDLQHESVEPEAPKTLFEQVSDALKNHQVTCTKKAVAKQFRLSSEEVDKIFEELTELGLVGKKANNHYHWIGQAEAA is encoded by the coding sequence ATGAAATACGAACAACAAGTCGGATATCGATACCCAAAAGGTCGATTCGCTATGGTGAGTGTCTATGCATTCACAGGCGCTGCAATTTTAGCATCGACGATTTTTTCTCTTTTACTGTTTTTGTCGATTGATGACAACCCAATGATGCAAACGCTATTTGGTGGTTTGGCTATCATTTTCGAAGCCGGTAAGTTTTACGCGTGGTATGAATACGGAGAGCGTCGTGCTCATCGAAATTATACCGGAGCCATTACTGCACTCGTGTTCTATTTGGTTCTTGCGGCTATCTCCATCGGTGGCAGTATTGGTGGTATCAATAGTGCAACGAATACGGCACAAAGCCACATTTCGGTCGAGCAGGCGAAAGTCGAATCGTATAACCGTCAAATAGCTGCGATCGACAATCAAATCGAGCTAAACAACATGGCGGCGCAAAAGTACATTGAAATGGAACGCATTGCGACGGGTGTCACGCGTATTCAAGAGCAAAACAAAACGCTACGTGAAGAGCAGCAACGCCTTGCAATGGAACGTGATAGTTTGCCACCAGTGGCTCAAGGTTCGGTCATTGGCTTGATTGATAGCTTAGCAAAAGCATTCGGCACAACGTCATCTCAAGCTCAACTGGGGTTGGTTGTGTTCCTTTCAATATTACTGGACTTCTTTGCCGCTTTCTTTGTTGGTTTGATTGGTGAAGAGCAACGTTTCCGTCATTATTACCGTCGTCATGGTGGCATTACGCTAGCAACGGTACGTGATATTGAGATGGAGCCAGCAGGTTATTTGCCCCACATTAAAGAGGACGAAACCTCTGACTTGCAACACGAAAGCGTTGAGCCAGAAGCACCCAAAACCTTGTTTGAACAAGTGAGCGACGCACTAAAAAACCACCAAGTGACGTGCACCAAAAAAGCGGTAGCCAAACAGTTCAGACTTTCTTCAGAAGAGGTCGATAAGATATTTGAAGAGTTAACCGAACTGGGTTTAGTTGGTAAGAAAGCGAATAATCATTATCACTGGATTGGTCAAGCGGAAGCAGCTTAA
- the yegD gene encoding molecular chaperone produces MYIGFDYGTANCSVAKMEQGEPQLLNLEGNSPYIPSTLAAPTRESVSEHLFRHRSIKPFDQVGEQVLRRAINFNQEESIELEPEDIAFGQAALNQYLADPRDIYYVKSPKSFLGASGLRDVQLSFFEDLVCAMMDNIKSQAENHAQQVISDAVIGRPINFHGRGGDAANIQAENILLRAAKRAGFKNIEFQFEPVAAGLEYEATLLEDKTILVVDIGGGTTDCSLIQMGPSWRGKADRTASLLAHSGQRVGGNDLDIALAFKQLMFPFGMESKMESGIMMPTTQFWNPIAINNVEAQSDFYSRENLAALKLLQKQAQEPEKLTRLLEVYHESLGYNIVRRAEEAKVALSDQASYRAGINLLSELIEVDVQRDEMIEAIESPKSKMTALVTEAIEQAGIKPDAIFMTGGSARSPILRDAVQTVLPNIPVVSGNYFGSVTAGLARWAEVCFK; encoded by the coding sequence ATGTATATTGGCTTTGACTACGGCACCGCAAATTGTTCGGTGGCGAAAATGGAACAAGGTGAGCCACAACTGCTCAACCTAGAGGGTAATAGCCCTTACATACCTTCCACCTTAGCGGCACCAACGCGAGAATCTGTTTCCGAGCACTTATTTCGTCACCGCAGCATCAAGCCTTTTGATCAGGTGGGTGAGCAAGTGTTGCGCCGTGCAATTAACTTTAACCAAGAAGAGAGCATAGAACTCGAACCTGAAGACATCGCCTTTGGACAAGCGGCTTTGAATCAATACTTGGCTGACCCGCGTGATATTTATTACGTGAAATCACCAAAATCATTCTTAGGGGCCTCAGGTTTACGTGATGTTCAGCTGAGTTTCTTTGAAGATCTGGTCTGTGCGATGATGGACAACATCAAATCGCAAGCTGAAAATCATGCGCAACAAGTAATTTCTGATGCGGTGATTGGGCGTCCAATTAACTTTCATGGTCGTGGTGGTGATGCGGCCAATATTCAAGCGGAAAATATTCTGCTAAGAGCGGCAAAGCGTGCTGGTTTTAAGAACATCGAATTCCAATTCGAGCCCGTTGCAGCGGGTCTTGAGTACGAAGCTACGCTTTTAGAAGATAAAACCATTCTGGTCGTGGATATCGGCGGTGGTACAACAGACTGTTCGTTGATTCAAATGGGGCCCTCTTGGCGTGGGAAAGCGGATCGTACGGCAAGTTTGCTAGCGCATAGCGGTCAACGTGTTGGTGGTAACGATCTGGATATCGCACTGGCATTTAAACAGTTGATGTTTCCATTTGGTATGGAGAGCAAAATGGAGTCTGGCATTATGATGCCAACCACTCAATTTTGGAATCCAATAGCCATCAATAACGTTGAAGCGCAGAGTGATTTCTATTCTCGTGAAAACTTAGCTGCCTTGAAGCTTTTACAAAAACAAGCGCAGGAGCCTGAAAAGCTTACTCGTTTGCTTGAGGTCTATCACGAATCTTTGGGTTACAACATCGTTCGTCGTGCTGAAGAGGCGAAGGTGGCCCTGTCTGATCAAGCGTCATACCGAGCTGGCATCAATTTGTTATCAGAGTTGATTGAAGTCGATGTTCAGCGTGATGAAATGATTGAAGCGATTGAATCACCAAAAAGCAAGATGACGGCATTGGTGACAGAAGCCATTGAGCAAGCAGGAATAAAACCTGATGCCATCTTTATGACAGGCGGTTCTGCGCGTTCTCCTATTTTGCGTGATGCAGTACAAACGGTATTGCCAAATATTCCCGTTGTCAGTGGCAATTACTTTGGCTCAGTAACGGCAGGATTGGCTCGTTGGGCTGAAGTGTGTTTTAAATAA
- a CDS encoding DOPA 4,5-dioxygenase family protein: protein MYHIHVYFPLQQKEKAQSLNDLIRQQRQDVAQVFPLVCKLVGPHKMPMFELHAQSVSDELVAWLDSVRGEFSVLIHPVTEQELRDHTESAIWLGRELGVFEEKLDV from the coding sequence ATGTACCACATTCACGTTTATTTTCCTCTTCAGCAGAAAGAAAAAGCACAATCTTTAAATGATCTGATTCGCCAACAACGTCAAGATGTGGCTCAAGTATTCCCACTGGTGTGCAAGTTGGTGGGTCCACACAAGATGCCAATGTTTGAACTGCATGCGCAATCTGTCAGTGATGAATTGGTCGCATGGCTTGATTCCGTTCGCGGCGAATTTTCCGTACTTATCCATCCTGTCACAGAGCAAGAACTTCGTGATCATACTGAGAGCGCTATTTGGCTAGGTCGTGAATTGGGCGTTTTCGAAGAAAAGCTTGATGTGTAA
- the pdhA gene encoding pyruvate dehydrogenase (acetyl-transferring) E1 component subunit alpha: MNVQALSMHRFIDHDGNLVSQLPYWADLETLVGFYRDMVLTRTYDNKAVALQRTGKLGTYPSHLGAEAIGIAVGRALKSRDVFIPYYRDMPAMWCRGIGMEKNLQYWGGDERGSDFSPENSPIPSRDLPFCVPIATQCTHAVGVASALKIQGNHEAALVMCGDGATSKGDFLESINCAGAWNIPLVFVVNNNQWAISVPRRLQCAAEFLSEKANGAGIPGITVDGNDVVAVYDATQSALERARKGKGATLIEAISYRLSDHTTADDASRYRNEDEVQTAWRYEPIHRLKKFLTLQGLWSNEKEQAWQEHCKQQVEEAVQNYLNMQHQSPETGFDFLYESLPQELHAQRDALINKAMRMQGGKHG, translated from the coding sequence ATGAACGTTCAGGCATTATCCATGCATCGGTTTATCGACCATGATGGAAACCTTGTCAGCCAACTGCCCTATTGGGCTGACTTAGAAACGTTAGTTGGGTTTTACCGCGATATGGTACTCACTCGAACTTACGACAATAAAGCCGTTGCTCTGCAACGCACTGGTAAATTGGGCACCTACCCCTCACACCTAGGCGCTGAAGCCATCGGCATTGCGGTTGGTCGAGCGTTGAAATCCCGTGATGTATTCATACCCTATTATAGAGACATGCCCGCAATGTGGTGTCGGGGGATTGGAATGGAAAAAAACCTGCAATATTGGGGCGGTGATGAACGCGGCAGTGATTTTTCACCTGAAAATAGCCCTATTCCTAGTCGTGATTTACCATTCTGTGTCCCCATTGCTACTCAATGTACACACGCTGTGGGCGTTGCATCTGCTTTAAAAATCCAAGGGAATCATGAAGCAGCACTCGTGATGTGTGGTGATGGTGCAACCTCTAAAGGCGATTTTCTTGAATCCATCAACTGCGCTGGCGCTTGGAATATCCCGTTAGTGTTTGTTGTTAACAATAACCAATGGGCGATCTCGGTTCCTCGTCGCCTCCAATGCGCGGCGGAATTTTTATCCGAGAAAGCAAACGGTGCCGGTATTCCCGGAATAACCGTGGATGGAAATGATGTCGTTGCGGTGTATGACGCAACCCAAAGCGCACTAGAAAGAGCCAGAAAAGGCAAAGGTGCCACGCTCATAGAAGCAATCAGTTACCGCTTGAGTGACCACACTACCGCTGACGACGCGAGTCGTTACCGAAATGAAGATGAAGTCCAAACCGCATGGCGATATGAGCCGATTCATCGCTTGAAAAAGTTCCTAACTCTGCAAGGCCTTTGGAGTAATGAAAAAGAGCAAGCATGGCAAGAACATTGTAAACAACAAGTTGAAGAGGCCGTCCAAAACTACCTCAACATGCAACATCAATCGCCAGAAACTGGCTTTGATTTCCTTTACGAGTCTTTACCTCAGGAGCTTCATGCTCAAAGAGATGCACTGATCAATAAAGCAATGCGCATGCAGGGAGGAAAACATGGCTGA
- a CDS encoding alpha-ketoacid dehydrogenase subunit beta codes for MAELTLVEAINLALHHEMERDPSVVLLGEDVGDNGGVFRATVGLKQKFGLRRVIDTPLAEALIGGVTVGMATQGLRPIAEFQFQGFVFPALEHLMCHAARIRNRTRGRLTCPAVFRAPFGGGIHAPEHHSESVEALFAHTAGFKVVIPSSPQRAYGLLLAAIRSNDPVMFFEPKRIYRTVKSDVIDNGEALPLDTCFTLRKGRDVTLVTWGACVVESLQAAQSLSRQGIEVEVIDLASIKPIDTATIFRSLEKTGRLLVVHEASKTCGVGAELLARTAEHAMCLLKAPPKRVTGMDTIMPYYRNEDYYMIQEEDIVIAARELMEDWK; via the coding sequence ATGGCTGAACTCACGTTAGTTGAAGCAATAAACCTCGCACTGCACCACGAAATGGAACGTGACCCAAGTGTGGTTTTGTTGGGTGAAGATGTCGGTGATAACGGTGGGGTATTTCGTGCAACCGTTGGTCTAAAACAGAAGTTTGGCTTAAGACGAGTGATCGATACGCCACTCGCGGAAGCGTTAATTGGCGGCGTTACGGTCGGAATGGCAACGCAAGGCTTGCGCCCTATTGCTGAATTCCAGTTTCAAGGTTTCGTCTTCCCTGCGTTAGAGCATCTGATGTGTCATGCAGCTCGAATACGCAACCGTACTCGTGGTCGTCTCACCTGCCCTGCTGTCTTTCGTGCACCTTTCGGTGGCGGAATCCACGCTCCTGAACACCATTCCGAGAGTGTTGAAGCGCTGTTCGCTCATACCGCAGGTTTTAAAGTGGTGATTCCCTCTTCCCCACAGCGCGCTTATGGGTTGTTGCTTGCCGCAATCCGAAGTAACGATCCGGTCATGTTTTTTGAACCCAAGCGAATCTACCGCACTGTGAAGTCGGACGTGATCGATAACGGTGAAGCGCTGCCTTTAGATACGTGTTTTACGCTACGCAAGGGCCGTGACGTGACGTTGGTTACTTGGGGCGCGTGCGTTGTGGAATCTCTTCAAGCAGCCCAATCGTTGTCCCGCCAAGGTATTGAAGTTGAGGTTATTGACTTAGCGAGCATCAAACCCATTGATACCGCGACTATCTTCCGTTCATTGGAAAAAACCGGACGTTTACTTGTGGTTCATGAAGCAAGCAAAACCTGTGGTGTCGGCGCCGAATTACTGGCTCGCACTGCGGAACATGCGATGTGTCTACTCAAGGCACCACCCAAACGCGTTACCGGTATGGATACCATCATGCCTTATTACCGCAATGAGGACTATTACATGATTCAGGAAGAAGACATCGTCATCGCAGCCCGAGAGCTCATGGAGGATTGGAAATGA